From Pseudomonas sp. CCI4.2, one genomic window encodes:
- the glgA gene encoding glycogen synthase GlgA, with translation MISAAVKTQKGESFNQPASELTHLPVFAPTSVPLLQLPTSKPTITLTNRRKILFVTSELADLVKTGGLGDVSAALPRAMRHLHDVRVLIPGYPQVLNSGNPIHVISELSGYAALPACKIGRMDMKDGLVIYVLICPELYEREGTPYGDNNGRDWSDNHIRFARLGLAAADFAAGAVKTQWCPELVHAHDWPAGLAPAYMKWRGQTTPSIFTIHNLAYQGTVSTGCNRELGIPDQALGTDGMEFYGKLSFIKAGMAYASHITTVSATYAKEITTPAFGCGLEGFLQSKAEQGLLSGIPNGIDASWDAATDEHLICRFEPNEWQRKEINADYVRELFELEPSQGPLFAVVSRLVFQKGLDLTIGVAEHIVNSGGQIAIIGRGEPEEEDAMRALALRFPGQVSVRVGFNETDARRMFAGSDFLLMPSRYEPCGLSQMYAQRFGSLPVARNTGGLADTIEDGVTGFLFEDASIESYSEALTRAIKVFANPELLNAMRCRAMAAPFNWHQAVEPYAELYQELLKKNVGATAHN, from the coding sequence ATGATTAGCGCCGCTGTCAAAACCCAGAAGGGAGAGAGTTTTAATCAGCCGGCCAGCGAGCTGACCCATCTGCCGGTCTTCGCACCGACGAGCGTTCCACTGCTGCAACTACCGACTTCAAAGCCAACTATTACTCTGACGAACAGAAGAAAAATTCTATTCGTGACGTCGGAGCTGGCTGATCTGGTGAAAACCGGAGGTCTTGGTGATGTGTCTGCTGCACTGCCGCGAGCCATGCGCCACCTGCACGATGTCCGCGTGCTGATTCCCGGTTACCCCCAAGTTCTCAATAGCGGTAATCCGATTCACGTCATTAGTGAGTTGAGTGGTTATGCCGCGTTGCCTGCGTGCAAAATCGGCCGGATGGACATGAAAGACGGTCTGGTCATATATGTTCTGATTTGCCCCGAGCTGTACGAGCGCGAAGGTACGCCGTATGGCGACAACAACGGCCGTGACTGGTCGGACAACCATATCCGCTTCGCTCGACTGGGCCTTGCCGCCGCTGACTTTGCCGCCGGTGCAGTAAAAACCCAGTGGTGCCCTGAGCTGGTTCACGCCCACGACTGGCCTGCTGGCTTAGCGCCGGCCTATATGAAATGGCGCGGCCAGACAACACCAAGCATTTTCACGATTCACAACCTGGCGTATCAAGGGACGGTCAGTACCGGTTGTAACCGCGAGCTGGGTATTCCCGATCAAGCGCTGGGCACTGACGGTATGGAGTTCTACGGCAAGCTTTCGTTTATCAAAGCTGGCATGGCCTACGCCAGTCACATCACCACGGTCAGCGCGACCTACGCCAAGGAAATCACAACTCCGGCATTCGGGTGCGGGCTTGAGGGCTTCTTACAAAGCAAGGCTGAACAAGGCTTGCTCAGTGGTATTCCAAACGGCATCGACGCCAGTTGGGACGCCGCCACTGACGAGCACTTGATTTGCCGGTTTGAGCCTAACGAATGGCAGCGTAAAGAAATCAATGCCGACTATGTGCGTGAACTGTTTGAACTCGAACCGTCTCAGGGCCCACTGTTTGCGGTGGTGTCGCGGTTGGTGTTTCAAAAAGGCCTGGACTTGACCATTGGCGTTGCTGAACACATCGTCAACTCAGGGGGCCAGATAGCGATCATTGGTCGAGGCGAACCCGAAGAAGAAGACGCCATGCGTGCCTTGGCGCTGCGTTTCCCCGGCCAAGTGAGTGTCCGTGTCGGCTTCAACGAAACCGACGCTCGCCGGATGTTTGCTGGCAGTGACTTTTTGCTAATGCCATCGCGCTATGAACCTTGTGGCTTGAGCCAGATGTACGCCCAGCGCTTCGGTTCGTTACCGGTGGCCCGTAATACCGGCGGCCTGGCTGACACCATTGAAGATGGCGTCACAGGTTTCTTATTTGAAGACGCGTCCATAGAAAGCTATTCGGAAGCGCTGACTCGGGCAATCAAGGTGTTCGCCAATCCCGAGCTGCTCAATGCGATGCGCTGCCGCGCAATGGCCGCGCCTTTTAACTGGCACCAAGCGGTGGAACCTTATGCCGAGCTGTATCAGGAACTTCTGAAAAAGAATGTGGGTGCTACCGCCCACAACTAA
- a CDS encoding phosphoethanolamine transferase CptA codes for MAIFKRGKTTSKGFDWAGLCWLFVFFWYFSGITQLLIQVTGISGFAGFRQAFVMSAIWLVPMVLFPSKTRVMAGVIGVVLWLCSLASLGYFFIYQQEFSQSVIFIMFESNVSEAGEYITQYFAWWMVLAFVAHTAFAVFLWTRLRPVQMKRRSAWITSLAIVFLLIVLPFGKQLDRRGDLAAAFESYESRVEPAVPWQMLVAYHRYGQQLNSMQGMLKSSSEIPPLTNLKDQQANLPATMVLVIGESTNRQRMSLYGYPRETTPNLDQLKDQLQVFDNVITPRPYTIEALQQVLTFANEENPDLYLKTPSIVSVMKQAGYKTYWITNQQTMTKRNTMLTTFSEQTDEQVYLNNNRNQNARQYDGDVIEPFNKILNDPAPRKFIVVHLLGTHMSYQYRYPETFDKFTDRTGIPAGVSDDQVPIYNTYDNAVLYNDFVVSSLIKSYANVDPNGFLLYLSDHGEDVYDGPKYDVLGRNEAKPTVPMYTIPFMVYASPKWRQTHNWDFSSIKSRPFSSSSLIYTWAQLAGLSFDQLDSTKSLVSFDFKEHPRMIGDPYAQKGLSDFSLMRGNTPPTVAPKVVQQ; via the coding sequence ATGGCGATTTTCAAACGGGGTAAGACGACCTCGAAAGGTTTTGATTGGGCCGGTCTATGCTGGCTCTTCGTATTCTTTTGGTATTTTTCCGGCATCACCCAGCTGCTTATTCAAGTCACCGGAATCTCAGGTTTTGCCGGCTTTCGCCAGGCGTTCGTCATGAGCGCCATCTGGCTGGTGCCGATGGTTCTGTTCCCATCCAAAACCCGGGTGATGGCCGGCGTCATAGGCGTGGTGTTGTGGCTGTGCTCGCTGGCGAGCTTGGGTTACTTCTTCATTTACCAGCAAGAGTTCTCGCAAAGCGTGATTTTCATCATGTTCGAGTCCAACGTCTCTGAAGCCGGTGAGTACATCACCCAATACTTCGCGTGGTGGATGGTGTTGGCGTTCGTGGCGCATACCGCGTTTGCGGTGTTCCTGTGGACCCGTTTGCGCCCTGTTCAGATGAAACGCCGTAGCGCCTGGATTACCTCGCTGGCCATCGTGTTCCTCCTGATCGTGTTGCCGTTTGGCAAGCAGTTGGACCGGCGTGGCGATTTAGCCGCAGCCTTTGAAAGCTACGAAAGCCGTGTCGAGCCCGCAGTGCCATGGCAAATGCTGGTGGCCTACCACCGTTATGGCCAGCAGTTGAATAGCATGCAAGGGATGCTTAAAAGCAGCAGTGAAATCCCTCCGCTGACCAACTTGAAAGACCAGCAGGCCAATCTTCCAGCCACGATGGTCTTGGTCATTGGCGAATCGACCAACCGCCAGCGCATGAGTCTGTACGGTTACCCCCGCGAAACAACGCCCAACCTCGACCAGTTAAAGGACCAGTTGCAGGTCTTTGACAACGTCATCACACCACGGCCCTACACCATTGAAGCGCTGCAACAGGTGCTGACCTTCGCCAATGAAGAAAACCCGGACCTGTACCTGAAGACACCGTCTATTGTCAGTGTCATGAAACAAGCAGGGTACAAAACCTACTGGATCACCAACCAGCAGACGATGACCAAACGCAATACCATGCTGACCACGTTCTCGGAACAAACCGACGAGCAGGTGTACCTCAACAACAACCGCAATCAGAACGCTCGCCAATACGACGGCGATGTCATCGAACCGTTTAACAAGATCCTCAACGATCCGGCGCCGCGTAAATTCATCGTGGTCCACTTGCTGGGCACCCACATGAGCTACCAGTACCGCTACCCGGAAACGTTCGATAAATTTACCGATCGGACCGGCATTCCGGCCGGCGTCAGCGATGATCAGGTGCCGATCTACAACACCTATGACAATGCAGTCTTGTACAACGATTTCGTGGTATCGAGCCTGATCAAGAGCTACGCCAACGTCGATCCGAACGGCTTCCTGCTGTACCTCTCTGATCACGGCGAAGACGTTTACGATGGTCCGAAATACGACGTACTCGGCCGCAACGAGGCCAAGCCCACCGTGCCGATGTATACCATTCCGTTTATGGTGTATGCGTCGCCGAAGTGGCGTCAGACGCACAATTGGGACTTTTCCAGTATCAAGAGCCGGCCGTTCAGCAGTTCTTCGCTGATCTATACCTGGGCTCAACTGGCGGGACTGAGCTTCGATCAGTTGGACAGCACCAAGAGCCTCGTCAGTTTCGACTTCAAAGAGCACCCGCGCATGATCGGCGACCCCTACGCCCAAAAAGGCCTGTCAGATTTCAGCCTGATGCGCGGCAATACACCACCGACCGTCGCGCCTAAAGTGGTCCAGCAATAG
- a CDS encoding DUF6026 family protein — protein MGTLLSALPPQTLYVSIRRDELRQLKDERDQLLRKVARLTERLQTLAQTDSNPASRLTN, from the coding sequence ATGGGCACCCTCCTGTCAGCACTCCCACCCCAAACCCTTTATGTCAGCATTCGTCGTGACGAGTTGCGTCAGCTCAAAGACGAACGTGATCAGTTGCTGCGAAAAGTGGCTCGTTTGACCGAGCGGCTACAAACGCTTGCGCAGACTGATTCAAATCCCGCCTCGCGCCTGACCAACTGA
- the gnd gene encoding phosphogluconate dehydrogenase (NAD(+)-dependent, decarboxylating), producing MQLGIIGLGRMGGNIARRLMLNGHTTVVYDRDESARAVMAKEGSTAVVDLAALVAGLEKPRAVWVMLPAGAPTEDTVNALSELLEPGDVIIDGGNSFYKDDIRRSQALTQQQLHYVDVGTSGGVWGLERGYCMMIGGDVDVVKRLDPLFDSLAPGYGSIERTKDRNAADDRAERGYIHAGPAGSGHFVKMIHNGIEYGMMQAFAEGFDILKMKNSDHLPPEQRFDLNVADIAEVWRRGSVVSSWLLDLTADALATDPQLNAYSGNVADSGEGRWTIDAAMEQSVPVPVLSSALFARFRSRQESTYGDKMLSAMRFGFGGHKEGPK from the coding sequence ATGCAACTTGGGATTATTGGACTGGGCCGCATGGGCGGCAATATCGCAAGACGGTTGATGCTTAATGGCCATACTACGGTCGTTTACGACCGCGATGAGAGCGCTCGTGCCGTAATGGCTAAGGAAGGTTCCACCGCCGTTGTTGACCTCGCTGCGCTGGTCGCGGGCTTGGAAAAACCCCGGGCGGTGTGGGTCATGCTCCCGGCGGGCGCTCCCACCGAAGACACGGTCAATGCCTTGAGTGAGCTGCTGGAGCCGGGCGATGTGATCATTGATGGCGGCAACAGCTTCTATAAAGACGATATTCGTCGCTCCCAGGCGCTCACCCAGCAACAACTGCACTATGTCGATGTCGGGACGTCAGGCGGCGTGTGGGGCTTGGAACGCGGTTACTGCATGATGATCGGCGGCGATGTCGACGTGGTTAAACGCCTGGATCCGCTGTTCGACAGCTTGGCTCCCGGCTATGGCTCCATTGAGCGCACCAAAGACCGCAACGCGGCCGACGACCGTGCCGAGCGGGGTTACATTCATGCCGGCCCTGCGGGTTCCGGGCATTTCGTGAAGATGATCCACAACGGCATCGAGTACGGGATGATGCAGGCGTTTGCCGAAGGGTTCGACATCCTCAAGATGAAAAACTCCGACCACTTGCCGCCTGAGCAGCGCTTCGACCTCAATGTTGCCGATATTGCTGAAGTCTGGCGTCGGGGTAGCGTCGTGTCCTCATGGTTGCTGGACCTGACTGCCGACGCGCTGGCCACTGATCCGCAGCTCAATGCTTACTCCGGCAATGTGGCCGACAGTGGTGAAGGTCGCTGGACCATTGATGCGGCCATGGAGCAATCAGTGCCGGTGCCGGTACTGTCTAGCGCATTGTTCGCGCGTTTTCGCTCACGGCAGGAAAGCACCTACGGCGATAAAATGCTGTCTGCCATGCGTTTCGGTTTTGGCGGCCACAAAGAGGGACCAAAATAA
- the zwf gene encoding glucose-6-phosphate dehydrogenase, with product MGLSRTTSNQAPKVAPPATLFLFGAHGDLVKRLLMPALYNLSRDGLLGNGVHIVGVDHNAISDADFAKKLEDFIRQEAASKVAEGGAEPLDPALWSDLASRISYVQGDFLDDSTYSDIGEKIKTTGSGNAIFYLATAPRFFSEVAKRLGSSGLLVESDDSFRRVVIEKPFGSDLPSAVGLNACLLKVMAEKQIYRIDHYLGKETVQNIMVSRFSNGLFESFWNNHYIDHIQITAAETVGVETRGSFYERTGALRDMVPNHLFQLLAMVAMEPPAAFGADAVRGEKAKVIGAIRPWTQEEALANSVRGQYAESTVGDQSVAGYREEPNVAPDSTTETYVALKVMIDNWRWVGVPFYLRTGKRLSARDTEIAICFKPAPYAQFRDTDVEQPKPNYLKIQIQPNEGMSFDLQAKRPGPTLDIVDIELGFAYKDFFEMLPSTGYETLIYDCLAGDQTLFQRADNIENGWRAVQPFLDAWAKHPNVEQYKAGEEGPAAADELLARDGFEWRTIG from the coding sequence ATGGGTCTGTCGCGAACCACCTCCAATCAAGCGCCGAAAGTTGCCCCGCCGGCCACGTTGTTTCTGTTCGGCGCCCACGGTGATTTGGTCAAACGCTTGCTGATGCCTGCGCTGTATAACCTCAGCCGTGATGGTCTTCTGGGCAACGGCGTTCACATTGTTGGCGTTGACCATAACGCGATTAGCGACGCTGATTTTGCAAAAAAACTCGAAGACTTCATTCGCCAGGAAGCGGCCAGCAAAGTCGCCGAAGGCGGAGCCGAACCGCTGGACCCTGCCTTGTGGAGCGATCTGGCCAGCCGTATCAGCTATGTGCAGGGTGATTTTCTCGACGATTCGACTTACAGCGACATTGGCGAAAAAATCAAAACCACCGGCTCGGGTAACGCAATCTTTTACCTCGCTACAGCACCCCGCTTTTTCAGCGAAGTCGCCAAGCGTCTGGGCTCGTCGGGGTTGCTGGTCGAGAGTGACGACAGCTTCCGGCGCGTCGTGATCGAAAAACCGTTCGGGTCCGACTTGCCGAGCGCGGTAGGTCTCAATGCTTGCCTGCTAAAGGTGATGGCTGAGAAGCAGATTTACCGGATCGACCACTACTTGGGCAAAGAGACCGTGCAGAACATTATGGTCAGCCGTTTTTCTAACGGCTTGTTCGAATCGTTCTGGAACAACCATTACATCGACCACATTCAGATCACTGCCGCAGAAACCGTGGGCGTTGAAACCCGAGGCAGTTTTTACGAGCGTACCGGTGCATTGCGAGACATGGTGCCCAACCACTTGTTTCAGTTGCTGGCCATGGTGGCCATGGAACCACCGGCCGCGTTCGGCGCCGATGCGGTGCGCGGCGAAAAAGCCAAAGTCATTGGCGCGATTCGCCCGTGGACGCAAGAAGAGGCGTTGGCCAACTCGGTACGCGGTCAGTACGCAGAAAGCACGGTGGGCGACCAAAGTGTCGCCGGGTATCGGGAAGAGCCCAACGTCGCGCCGGACAGCACCACGGAAACCTACGTCGCGTTAAAAGTGATGATCGACAATTGGCGCTGGGTCGGCGTGCCGTTCTACCTGCGTACCGGCAAGCGCTTGAGTGCCCGTGACACTGAAATTGCGATCTGCTTCAAACCTGCGCCTTACGCGCAGTTTCGCGATACGGACGTTGAGCAGCCAAAGCCCAACTATCTGAAGATCCAGATTCAACCGAACGAGGGCATGTCGTTCGACCTGCAGGCTAAGCGACCAGGGCCTACATTGGACATCGTCGACATCGAGCTGGGGTTTGCTTACAAAGACTTCTTCGAGATGCTGCCGTCGACCGGTTACGAAACCCTGATCTACGACTGCTTGGCCGGCGACCAAACCTTGTTTCAACGGGCCGATAACATCGAAAACGGCTGGCGCGCCGTGCAACCGTTTCTGGATGCCTGGGCCAAGCACCCCAACGTCGAGCAGTACAAGGCGGGCGAAGAAGGCCCCGCTGCTGCCGATGAGCTACTGGCGCGCGACGGCTTTGAATGGCGCACTATCGGATGA
- a CDS encoding HAD family hydrolase, with the protein MSDPAQPLIQFLLSDIDGTLLRPDHSLSQANADAIKQLRAAGIRFTLASSRPPRAMRQQIEALGIDLPTVAFNGGLITHPDGRVLSAHRIPRAAASASLAMFTGQDCSVWVFADDQWLLRDLNGALVDHERKTLGYDPIVVSSFEPYLDRIDKIVAASANHQLLKDLEAQLNPQIDGLALASRSQSYYLDVNAVEANKGNALVTLAEFLGVPLSQTAAIGDGSNDVAMFHVAGLSIAMGQGDESVRSQADYVTGSNLEDGVATAIRRYILPR; encoded by the coding sequence ATGAGCGACCCCGCGCAACCCCTCATCCAGTTTTTGCTGTCCGACATCGACGGCACCTTGCTACGTCCCGACCACAGCTTGAGCCAGGCCAACGCCGACGCGATCAAACAACTGCGCGCTGCGGGCATTCGCTTTACCTTGGCCAGCAGTCGTCCTCCCAGGGCCATGCGCCAGCAGATCGAAGCCTTGGGGATTGATTTGCCAACCGTGGCGTTTAACGGCGGCTTGATCACTCATCCCGATGGCCGGGTGTTGTCAGCCCACCGTATTCCACGGGCAGCGGCGAGTGCGAGCCTGGCGATGTTTACTGGCCAGGATTGCTCGGTGTGGGTCTTCGCCGATGACCAATGGTTGTTGCGCGATCTCAATGGGGCGTTGGTCGACCATGAGCGCAAGACACTGGGTTACGACCCCATCGTGGTCTCCAGTTTCGAGCCATATCTGGATCGGATCGACAAAATCGTCGCCGCCAGCGCCAATCACCAACTGTTGAAAGACCTTGAGGCACAGCTCAATCCGCAGATTGACGGCTTGGCATTAGCGTCGCGGTCGCAGTCGTACTACTTGGACGTCAATGCCGTGGAAGCCAACAAAGGCAACGCGCTGGTGACCCTCGCCGAATTTCTGGGGGTGCCACTGAGCCAGACTGCCGCTATTGGTGACGGTAGCAATGACGTGGCGATGTTCCATGTCGCCGGGTTGTCGATTGCTATGGGGCAGGGCGATGAAAGTGTTCGCAGCCAGGCCGATTACGTGACAGGCAGTAATTTAGAGGACGGTGTGGCGACAGCCATTAGGCGCTATATTTTGCCGCGCTAA
- a CDS encoding glycoside hydrolase family 15 protein produces the protein MAALIEDYALLGNCKTAALVAKDGSLDWLCFPRFDSPACFAALLGESSNGRWKIAPSDVVTRSERRYREGTLILETVFETNAGRAMLIEFMPTEVGSSVVRIVVGLEGRVEFGMDLAIRFDYGSSVPWVEMKDEYTLTAIAGPEMLILHTPVELHAFDHHTGSHFSVETGQRKVFVLSHQTSNHPVHAGIDGEAALKNTEHFWLKFSSRCPEVGQWSAQVKRSLITLKALTYEPTGGIVAAVTTSLPEQLGGERNWDYRFCWLRDATMTLLALMNLGYYEEAEAWRAWLLRAVAGNPEQIQIMYGLGGERRLPEYELPWLTGYENSAPVRIGNAAATQVQLDVFGEVADAMVQAAKGGLPRPPRSAAIIKVIMPFLEKVWHLPDKGIWEIRSEPQHFTHSKVMAWVAFDRNAHLAEQSAENDEDLALAFHYRTIANEIHADVCLNGFDTQLGSFVQTYGSTSLDASLLQIALTGFLPAADPRVVGTVAAIEKALVEDGLLLRYDADRTVDGVSGHEGTFLVCSFWLADVYVLLGRYDDAEALFERLCGLCNDVGLLAEQYDPREKRMLGNFPQAFSHIGIINTALNLHRSACPAVSRASGHSDATVG, from the coding sequence ATGGCCGCACTAATTGAAGACTACGCATTGCTCGGCAACTGCAAGACTGCCGCGCTGGTCGCCAAGGACGGTTCACTGGATTGGTTATGTTTCCCTCGGTTTGATTCCCCCGCATGCTTTGCTGCGCTGCTGGGCGAAAGCAGCAACGGTCGCTGGAAAATCGCGCCGTCGGATGTGGTCACTCGCTCCGAAAGACGCTATCGCGAAGGTACGCTGATCCTCGAAACTGTGTTTGAGACCAACGCCGGGCGCGCCATGCTGATTGAATTCATGCCCACTGAGGTGGGCAGTAGCGTGGTGCGCATCGTGGTGGGTCTTGAGGGCCGCGTCGAATTTGGCATGGACCTGGCCATACGCTTCGACTACGGCAGCAGCGTGCCGTGGGTCGAAATGAAAGACGAGTACACGCTGACGGCAATTGCCGGTCCAGAAATGCTGATTCTGCATACACCGGTTGAGCTCCATGCTTTCGACCATCACACCGGCAGTCACTTTTCGGTCGAGACCGGCCAGCGCAAGGTGTTTGTGCTCAGCCATCAGACGTCGAATCACCCCGTGCATGCCGGCATCGACGGCGAAGCGGCGCTGAAGAACACCGAGCATTTCTGGCTAAAGTTTTCCAGCCGCTGTCCAGAAGTAGGGCAGTGGTCGGCGCAGGTCAAACGCTCGCTGATTACCCTTAAAGCACTGACGTATGAACCTACTGGCGGGATTGTCGCGGCCGTCACGACGTCGTTGCCGGAACAGCTGGGCGGCGAACGTAACTGGGATTACCGTTTTTGCTGGCTGCGCGATGCAACCATGACCTTGTTGGCGCTCATGAACCTTGGGTACTACGAGGAGGCAGAGGCATGGCGAGCCTGGCTGTTGCGCGCAGTGGCGGGCAACCCGGAACAGATTCAGATTATGTACGGGCTGGGTGGCGAACGAAGATTGCCCGAATATGAACTGCCCTGGCTGACCGGCTACGAAAACTCGGCCCCGGTGCGTATCGGCAATGCGGCGGCCACACAGGTGCAATTGGATGTCTTCGGAGAAGTGGCCGACGCCATGGTCCAAGCCGCCAAAGGTGGGCTGCCAAGGCCCCCTCGCAGTGCAGCGATCATCAAGGTGATCATGCCGTTTCTGGAAAAGGTCTGGCACCTTCCGGACAAAGGCATTTGGGAAATTCGCTCCGAGCCGCAGCATTTTACCCATTCCAAAGTCATGGCTTGGGTGGCCTTCGACCGAAATGCGCACCTCGCTGAGCAGTCCGCGGAAAACGATGAAGACCTTGCCTTGGCGTTCCATTACCGGACCATCGCCAACGAGATTCATGCTGATGTTTGCCTCAACGGCTTTGATACCCAGCTCGGCAGTTTTGTACAGACGTATGGCTCAACGTCCTTGGACGCAAGCTTGTTGCAGATTGCCCTGACCGGCTTCTTGCCGGCTGCCGATCCAAGGGTCGTGGGTACCGTGGCCGCTATCGAAAAGGCGCTGGTGGAGGACGGTTTACTGTTGCGCTATGACGCCGACCGTACCGTGGATGGTGTTTCGGGTCATGAAGGGACATTCCTCGTGTGTTCGTTCTGGCTGGCCGACGTTTACGTCCTGTTGGGGCGTTATGACGATGCAGAGGCATTGTTCGAGCGGTTATGTGGGCTGTGCAACGATGTGGGTCTGCTCGCTGAGCAATATGACCCGAGGGAAAAACGGATGCTGGGTAATTTCCCCCAGGCATTCAGTCATATCGGGATCATTAATACAGCGCTCAATCTGCATCGCTCGGCATGCCCGGCGGTATCCAGGGCCAGTGGTCACAGCGATGCAACCGTGGGCTAA
- the alkB gene encoding DNA oxidative demethylase AlkB, with the protein MLKRSGSEPGTLDLFADDVTQAPRTEQIGPQSFVLRGFALPLIERVLPALQHVLEQSPFRHMMTPGGFTMSVALSNCGTLGWVTDRNGYRYTRIDPETGKPWPVLPDVFMQLAQSAATECGFAGFTPDACLINRYVPGAKMSLHQDKNERGYQWPVVSVSLGIAASFLFGGLDRSDKTQRVSLFHGDVVVWGGEDRLRYHGVLPLKQADHPLLGEQRINFTFRKAE; encoded by the coding sequence ATGCTCAAGCGCAGCGGCTCTGAACCCGGCACATTGGATTTATTTGCCGACGACGTTACTCAAGCGCCGCGCACCGAGCAAATCGGCCCACAATCATTTGTCTTGAGGGGCTTCGCACTGCCGCTGATTGAACGCGTGCTACCCGCCCTGCAACACGTCCTCGAACAATCCCCTTTCAGGCACATGATGACCCCCGGCGGGTTCACCATGTCGGTTGCCTTGAGCAACTGCGGCACCCTTGGCTGGGTCACTGATCGCAACGGTTATCGCTATACCCGAATCGATCCAGAGACCGGCAAGCCATGGCCTGTTTTACCGGACGTATTCATGCAGCTGGCCCAGTCTGCAGCAACAGAATGTGGTTTTGCCGGTTTCACCCCCGACGCCTGCCTGATCAATCGCTATGTTCCCGGTGCGAAGATGTCCCTGCACCAGGACAAAAACGAACGTGGTTACCAATGGCCCGTTGTTTCGGTGTCATTAGGCATCGCCGCGAGCTTCTTGTTTGGTGGACTCGACCGTAGCGACAAAACCCAGCGCGTGTCGCTTTTCCATGGCGATGTCGTGGTGTGGGGTGGTGAAGACCGACTTCGCTATCACGGTGTGCTGCCGCTCAAACAGGCCGACCACCCCTTGCTGGGTGAACAACGCATCAACTTCACCTTTCGCAAAGCTGAATAA
- a CDS encoding DUF1883 domain-containing protein — translation MKFVHQREHLNEDDLVVIECSQLCNIRLMNDANFRSFKNGGRHTYHGGAFDRFPAKIAAPSTGFWNITIDTSGRKADTGGGCKPAFTHTIKIVRRSATRLS, via the coding sequence ATGAAATTTGTACATCAGCGCGAACACCTCAACGAAGACGACCTCGTCGTCATCGAGTGTTCCCAGCTCTGTAACATTCGCTTGATGAATGACGCCAATTTTCGCAGCTTCAAAAACGGTGGTCGTCATACCTATCATGGCGGCGCATTCGACCGGTTCCCGGCAAAAATAGCAGCGCCAAGCACCGGCTTCTGGAACATCACCATCGATACGTCTGGCCGTAAAGCCGACACCGGTGGTGGCTGCAAACCCGCATTCACTCACACCATCAAAATCGTTCGTCGCTCGGCTACACGGCTGAGCTGA
- the galU gene encoding UTP--glucose-1-phosphate uridylyltransferase GalU, which translates to MIKKCLFPAAGYGTRFLPATKAMPKEMLPVVNKPLIQYGVEEALDAGLKEISIVTGRGKRALEDHFDISYELEHQIKGTDKEKYLVGIRRILDECSFSYTRQTEMKGLGHAILSGRPLIGDEPFAVVLADDLCVNLDGDGVLTQMVKLYNKYRCCIVAIQEVPADETQKYGVIAGEEIHPGLYRVSHMVEKPKPEDAPSNLAIIGRYILTPDIFKMIEDTPPGKGGEIQITDALMKMAEEGNVLAYKFKGQRFDCGGAEGYIDATNFCFENFYKTGKAY; encoded by the coding sequence GTGATCAAGAAATGCTTGTTCCCAGCAGCCGGATACGGCACGCGCTTTTTGCCTGCAACAAAAGCCATGCCCAAGGAAATGCTGCCAGTGGTCAACAAACCGCTGATTCAGTATGGCGTGGAAGAAGCACTTGATGCTGGCTTGAAAGAAATCTCCATCGTGACGGGTCGTGGCAAACGTGCATTAGAAGACCACTTCGATATCAGTTACGAGCTTGAGCATCAAATCAAAGGCACCGACAAAGAAAAATACTTGGTGGGTATTCGTCGAATCCTGGACGAGTGCAGCTTTTCCTACACTCGCCAAACTGAAATGAAAGGCTTGGGTCACGCGATTCTCAGCGGCCGTCCTTTGATCGGTGACGAACCCTTCGCCGTGGTACTGGCGGATGACCTATGCGTAAACCTCGACGGTGACGGCGTTCTGACCCAGATGGTCAAGCTGTACAACAAATACCGTTGCTGCATCGTCGCCATCCAGGAAGTACCGGCGGACGAAACTCAGAAGTACGGTGTCATCGCTGGCGAAGAAATCCACCCGGGCCTTTACCGTGTCAGCCACATGGTTGAAAAACCCAAGCCTGAAGACGCACCGTCCAACCTGGCGATCATCGGTCGTTATATTTTGACGCCGGACATCTTCAAAATGATTGAAGACACCCCGCCCGGTAAAGGCGGCGAAATTCAGATCACCGATGCACTGATGAAAATGGCGGAAGAGGGCAACGTCCTCGCCTACAAATTCAAAGGCCAGCGTTTCGACTGTGGCGGCGCCGAAGGCTACATAGACGCGACCAACTTCTGTTTCGAAAACTTCTACAAAACCGGCAAAGCTTACTGA